A single window of Brachyhypopomus gauderio isolate BG-103 chromosome 21, BGAUD_0.2, whole genome shotgun sequence DNA harbors:
- the LOC143485180 gene encoding E3 ubiquitin-protein ligase TRIM35-like, producing the protein MAATNPLSEEEFSCPVCFDIFRDPVVLLCSHSVCQTCLQQFWNTNTSRECPVCRRRCSIDNPPFNLALRNLCEAFLESRSQVCSLHNEKLKLFCLEDQQPVCLVCQTSKKHKNHDCCPVDEAVCDFKKKLKTSLESLQQNLKVLEENKQACEKTVAHIQYQAQHTERQIKEEFEKIHQFLRDEEAARIAALKEEEEQKSHMMRRKIEEMSGEIASLSDQIRNTEKEMEAEDILFLLNLSSPLKQDHHTPKEHEKVSGALISVAKHLSNLKFRVWERMQKILQYNCVTLDPNTAHPHLHLSGDVTTVDHRPQDSLLPDNPERFDVCAYVLGSEGFNSGTHCWDVDVGDSDDWVLGVIRESESRKGFSFLNSVWSLSYYKSKYYTRCPGQRSHFLTPTEKLQTVRVQLDWDRGKVTFTDLITSSHLRTITHTFTGTVFPLFYNNSFTPLRILPGTASAAMNEQ; encoded by the exons atggctgctacaaaccctctgtcagaagaagagttttcatgtcctgtgtgctttgacatcttcagggatcctgttgtactgttgtgtagccacagtgtgtgtcAAACCTGCCTGCAGCAGTTCTGGAATACCAATACATCTCGagaatgtccagtttgtagaAGAAGATGTTCAATAGACAATCCTCCCTTTAATCTTGCACTAAGGAACCTGTGTGAAGCTTTTCTAGAGAGCAGGAGTCAGGTCTGCAGTCTGCACAACGAGAAACTCAAActcttctgtctggaggaccaacagcctgtgtgtttggtgtgtcagacttcaaagaaacataaaaaccacgactgctgtccagtagatgaagctgtgtgtgatttTAAG AAGAAACTCAAGACCTCTCTGGAGTCTCTACAGCAGAATCTGAAAGTCTTAGAGGAAAATAAACAAGCCTGTGAGAAAACAGTAGCCCACATTCAG tatcaggcccagcacacagagaggcagataaaggaggagtttgagaagatccaccagtttctaagagatgaagaagcagcaagaatagctgcactgaaggaggaagaggagcagaagagtcacatgatgaggaggaagattgaggagatgagtggagaaatagcatctctatcagatcaaatcagaaacacagagaaggagatggaagctgagGACATTCTGTTCTTACTG AACTTGTCGTCCCCATTGAAACA AGATCATCACACCCCAAAGGAACATGAGAAGGTGTCAGGAGCTCTGATCAGTGTTGCTaaacatctttccaacctgaagttcagagtctgggagagaatgcagaagattctTCAGTACA actgtgttactctggaccccaacactgcacatccacacctccacctgtctggTGATGTCACTACTGTAGACCACAGACCACAGGActcactgcttcctgataatccagagagatttgatgtgtgtgcgtatgtgctgggctctgagggctttaactcagggacacactgctgggatgttgatgttggagacagtgatgactgggtactgggtgtaattagagaATCTGAATCAAGAAAAGGATTTTCTTTCTTGAATTCAGTGTGGAGTCTGAGCTACTATAAAAGCAAATACTACACACGCTGCCCAGGACAGAGAAGTCACTTCCTCACACCTACAGAGAAACTGCAGAcggtcagagttcagctggactgggacagggggaaagtgacCTTCACTGATCTTAtaaccagttcacacctgcgcactataacacacacttttactggcACAGTTTTCCCATTATTCTATAATAACAGCTTCACTCCTTTGAGGATCTTGCCAGGAACGGCGTCAGCAGCAATGAATGAGCAGTGA